GGTATCCCGCAGTTCTGTTCCCAGCCCGCCGGATCCGTCGTACCCTCGGTATCGCTCTGGGAGAGAGCATGCATGGGAGGGCCCACCAGATGGCGAGTCTCGCCGACGACGTGACGCACGGCTTCGACGCCCTGCGGCGCCTCGTCGTCCGCGCTGTCGAAGCCGCCTCCCTCGCCACCACCCCGCTCGATCCGTGGGCCCCCGTGCCGGCGCTCGCCGCGGCCGCCGTGCCCGGCGCGCCGCCCGCGCGGCTCCTGCAGCTGCTGCTCCAGACCGTCGCGGACGACAGCCTCCACATCGACGCGCCGAACGGTCCCGCCCATCCCGGCGACCCGGACGGTCCCGGTGGCGCCGGCGCGTACGACGACTCCGCCCTGGCGACCTCCTCGGAGGACCTCGAGGTCGACCGCACCCGGCTGATCGCCCTGGTCGAGCTGGCCCGCAAGGGCGACGTCGACGCCTTCGGCATGCTCTACGACCACTACCAGGGCTCGGTCTACCGCTTCCTGTTCCACCGCACGCGGTCCGCGACACTGGCCGAGGACCTCACCTCGGAGACGTTCTTCCGGGCCCTGCGCTCGATGCAGGGATTCCGCTGGCAGGGCAAGGACTTCGGCGCCTGGCTGATGACCATCGCCCGCAACCTGGCCACCGATCACTTCAAGGCCGGACGCACCCGCCTCGAGATGACCACCGAGGACATGGGCCAGCACGACGACGCCACGGAGGGCCCCGAGGCGATGGTGCTCGCCGGGCTGACCAACGAGATCCTGCTCAAGGCCCTGACCTCGCTGCCCGACGAGCAGCGCGACTGCCTGGTGATGCGCTTCCTGCAGGGGATGAGCATCGCCGAGACCGCGAGCGTCCTGGGGCGCAGCGACGGAGCCATCAAGCAGCTGCAGCTGCGTGGGGTGCGCAACCTGGCCAAGCTGATGCCGGAGGGCCTGCGATGAGCCCGCGGAGCGCCGCAACGATGGCTGCGTCACATCCCGTAACCAATGTTCTCGGGCGGTCGTTGAGCGTGGTGTCAGGACGTCGTGACGACGTCCCGGCTCCCAGCCCCTCCCACCCGACAGGACACCACCGATGAGCCCCGTGTTCGCAGCACGGCGACGTGCCGACGAGTTCGACGCCCTGGTCGAGGCCCGCGCCTCCGGCCAGGTGGTCGACGACGCCCGGTTCGACGAGCTCCTCGACGTGGTGGGCGCGCTGCGCTCGAGCCCCCGCCCGGCGGCACGGCCCGAGTTCGTGGCGGACCTGCGCGAGCGGCTGATGATCGCCGCGGCGACCGAGCTGGCCCCCCGGTCCGCGCTCGCCTCCCCTGCCACGGCCGCGCGCCTCACGGTGGCCCCCCAGCGCTCCCGGCGCGAGCGGCGCATCGCGGTCGCCATCGGCGGCCTGGCCATCGTCGGCGCCTCGAGCACCATGGCCGTCGCAGCCCAGTCCGCCCTCCCGGGCGACGTGCTCTACCCGCTCAAGCGGGCCATCGAGAACGCCCAGACCGGCGTCAGCACCAGCGACGAGCGTCGTGGCGAGCACCTCCTCTCCAACGCCGCCGGCCG
This Nocardioides dokdonensis FR1436 DNA region includes the following protein-coding sequences:
- a CDS encoding sigma-70 family RNA polymerase sigma factor, with the protein product MASLADDVTHGFDALRRLVVRAVEAASLATTPLDPWAPVPALAAAAVPGAPPARLLQLLLQTVADDSLHIDAPNGPAHPGDPDGPGGAGAYDDSALATSSEDLEVDRTRLIALVELARKGDVDAFGMLYDHYQGSVYRFLFHRTRSATLAEDLTSETFFRALRSMQGFRWQGKDFGAWLMTIARNLATDHFKAGRTRLEMTTEDMGQHDDATEGPEAMVLAGLTNEILLKALTSLPDEQRDCLVMRFLQGMSIAETASVLGRSDGAIKQLQLRGVRNLAKLMPEGLR